One segment of Leptospirillum ferrooxidans C2-3 DNA contains the following:
- the fliG gene encoding flagellar motor switch protein FliG translates to MAKRKLSGLEKAAIFIATVGPESASEILRNLEAKEVAVISNLIAQMGDITPEEVDSVMEEFGVLYKVTRNMPNVGEKYMRSILEKSLGKEQADKIIEMMNDQDGGSLQSLKWMDAKAIATLIRKEHPQTIALIISYLNPAQASSVLNYLPEILRADVVLRLATIEDINPQVVKDLEEVLSTEMQLLGSTRSVSGSSRIEKVAGLLNEMERNSAEVVLDYITQSDQELAEQIRALMFVFDDLLLLDNRGIQQILQAIPRDVLTKALRGAAEQIRDKFLSNMSTRAQATLKDDIENMGGIPLREVEASQQEILKIVRRLEAEGKLVIAGKGGEKLV, encoded by the coding sequence GTGGCAAAAAGGAAACTGTCAGGTCTTGAAAAGGCCGCAATTTTCATCGCGACGGTGGGGCCAGAGTCCGCATCGGAGATTTTGAGGAATCTCGAGGCGAAGGAAGTGGCTGTCATTTCGAATCTGATCGCCCAGATGGGAGATATTACACCCGAAGAGGTCGATTCGGTGATGGAAGAGTTCGGCGTTCTCTACAAGGTCACCAGGAATATGCCGAATGTGGGTGAGAAGTATATGAGGTCCATCCTCGAGAAATCCCTGGGAAAAGAGCAGGCCGACAAGATCATTGAAATGATGAATGATCAGGATGGGGGCAGCCTTCAGTCTCTCAAGTGGATGGACGCAAAGGCCATCGCGACTCTGATCAGGAAAGAGCATCCGCAGACAATTGCCCTGATCATCTCGTATCTGAATCCGGCACAGGCGTCATCCGTGCTGAACTATTTGCCAGAGATTCTCCGAGCCGATGTTGTTCTCCGACTGGCTACGATCGAGGACATCAACCCCCAGGTCGTCAAGGATCTTGAAGAGGTTCTGTCGACGGAAATGCAACTTCTGGGCTCGACACGGAGTGTCAGCGGATCCTCCCGGATCGAAAAGGTCGCAGGGCTTCTAAACGAGATGGAACGCAATTCTGCAGAAGTGGTGCTTGACTACATCACCCAGAGTGACCAGGAGCTTGCAGAGCAGATCCGGGCATTGATGTTTGTCTTCGATGACCTTCTGCTTCTTGATAACCGGGGAATCCAGCAGATTCTTCAGGCCATTCCAAGAGACGTCCTGACAAAGGCCCTTCGCGGGGCAGCAGAGCAGATCCGGGACAAGTTCCTGTCGAATATGTCGACAAGGGCACAGGCCACGTTAAAGGACGATATCGAGAATATGGGAGGTATTCCCCTTCGGGAAGTCGAGGCATCCCAGCAGGAGATCCTGAAAATCGTCCGTCGTCTCGAAGCCGAAGGAAAGCTTGTGATTGCCGGGAAGGGAGGAGAGAAGCTTGTCTGA
- the flgC gene encoding flagellar basal body rod protein FlgC, producing the protein MAFSDALKISAGGMEAERVRMNVLSGNLANADSLHGNENGVFERRDVVFAAVVPGKSFFDVLSDQTKEPVKEVRVMGMIKDPRPLKKVFDPMSPDADQSGYVYHPNVSKLEEMVNLTDASRAYESNLTALANTKQMAKKDLTIHA; encoded by the coding sequence ATGGCTTTTTCTGATGCATTGAAAATTTCCGCCGGAGGAATGGAGGCGGAGCGGGTTCGAATGAATGTCCTGTCGGGAAATCTTGCCAATGCCGACAGCCTTCACGGAAATGAAAATGGTGTCTTTGAGCGGAGGGATGTCGTCTTTGCCGCTGTTGTCCCGGGAAAGTCCTTCTTCGATGTCCTTTCCGACCAGACAAAGGAGCCGGTGAAGGAAGTCCGCGTCATGGGAATGATCAAGGACCCCAGGCCTCTCAAGAAGGTCTTCGATCCCATGAGCCCCGATGCCGATCAGTCCGGCTATGTCTATCACCCGAATGTCAGCAAGCTTGAGGAAATGGTCAACCTGACCGATGCCTCGAGGGCATACGAGTCCAATTTGACAGCACTGGCCAATACAAAACAAATGGCAAAAAAGGATTTGACAATCCATGCATGA
- the fliF gene encoding flagellar basal-body MS-ring/collar protein FliF: protein MGALRDVLGNLANRFSELSMARKVVGGLVAAGLIAILIVFSLMGRQGDSSVLFSNLSPGDSMEIQSHLDRLGVPYHVSKKGALIRVPSKDVYALRMQLSDEGLPRHHGAGFDIFNHPSLATTDFAQKVQYLEALQTELDRTIEEMHPIALARVSIVLPTHSVFLREKNGAHASVLVRLKQGESLSRGQVNGIVHLVSNAVPGLVSKHVTVVDTDGEILNRKKPSLIPGELTSAQLAYQEHVQKQFQGQLQTMLDKVLGPDQSVVRVTAELNFRRVEKTSQSYDPNGRVLKDREKVRQQSKGSRILPVGVPGLLSNVTGATGKVASPPLGPQNGSETSFSKKKEIDHYDVSETTKHVMEPVGTLKRVSVSVLVNQRMVEVSGKKGTKMVYQPRSAQEIQDFTHIVQNAMGFDPSRGDQVVVLSVPFAENVASGSKKPDHNLESSIAPFVPLLEIFLGGVLLLLFGILVMRPLLKSMTQWKPAMPTLQMAEGPSQESGEGTAKPSSREEVARMTQEDPGQAAQVIRSWLKEK, encoded by the coding sequence ATGGGTGCTTTAAGAGATGTTCTGGGGAATCTTGCCAATCGATTTTCAGAGCTTTCCATGGCGAGAAAAGTTGTGGGAGGGCTTGTCGCTGCAGGATTGATCGCAATATTGATCGTATTTTCCCTGATGGGAAGACAAGGAGATTCTTCGGTCCTTTTCTCAAACCTGTCGCCGGGGGACTCGATGGAGATCCAGTCCCACCTTGACCGGTTGGGTGTTCCCTATCATGTCTCCAAGAAAGGCGCGCTGATCCGGGTTCCCTCAAAGGATGTCTATGCGCTTCGGATGCAGCTGTCTGATGAAGGCTTGCCGAGACATCACGGCGCGGGCTTTGACATTTTTAATCACCCTTCCCTTGCGACAACCGATTTTGCCCAGAAGGTTCAGTATCTTGAGGCTCTCCAGACAGAGCTTGACCGGACGATCGAGGAGATGCATCCAATCGCTCTGGCAAGGGTGTCGATCGTTCTCCCGACCCATTCCGTATTCCTTAGGGAAAAAAATGGCGCCCATGCCTCCGTTCTTGTTCGACTGAAGCAGGGAGAAAGCCTTTCGAGAGGTCAGGTCAACGGGATTGTCCATCTGGTTTCGAATGCTGTTCCTGGCCTTGTATCAAAGCATGTCACGGTCGTTGACACCGACGGAGAAATCCTGAACAGGAAGAAACCCTCCCTGATTCCCGGAGAATTGACCTCTGCCCAGCTAGCCTATCAGGAACATGTTCAAAAGCAATTTCAGGGACAGCTCCAGACGATGCTGGACAAGGTTCTCGGTCCGGACCAGTCGGTTGTCCGGGTGACAGCGGAGCTGAATTTTCGAAGGGTTGAGAAAACAAGCCAGAGCTACGATCCCAATGGAAGAGTGCTCAAAGACCGGGAAAAAGTTCGCCAGCAGTCCAAGGGGAGCCGTATCCTTCCGGTCGGGGTTCCGGGTCTCCTTTCGAATGTCACCGGTGCGACTGGAAAGGTTGCCTCACCTCCCCTTGGACCCCAGAATGGGTCAGAGACGAGTTTTTCAAAGAAAAAAGAGATTGATCATTATGATGTGAGCGAAACCACCAAGCATGTGATGGAACCGGTGGGAACGCTCAAGCGGGTTTCCGTTTCGGTTCTGGTCAACCAGAGGATGGTGGAGGTTTCCGGGAAAAAAGGGACAAAGATGGTCTACCAGCCGAGAAGTGCCCAGGAAATCCAGGATTTTACCCACATTGTCCAGAATGCGATGGGATTTGATCCTTCACGTGGCGACCAGGTGGTTGTCCTGTCGGTTCCATTTGCGGAGAATGTTGCCAGTGGTTCAAAAAAACCGGACCATAACCTTGAGTCGTCGATTGCCCCATTTGTTCCTCTTCTTGAGATATTCCTTGGTGGGGTTCTCCTTCTTCTCTTCGGGATCCTTGTCATGAGGCCCCTTTTAAAGAGCATGACCCAGTGGAAGCCGGCCATGCCAACCCTCCAGATGGCTGAAGGTCCATCCCAGGAAAGTGGAGAAGGAACAGCCAAGCCCTCTTCAAGGGAAGAAGTTGCAAGAATGACCCAGGAGGATCCGGGGCAGGCGGCTCAGGTCATCAGAAGCTGGCTGAAGGAAAAGTAG
- a CDS encoding tetratricopeptide repeat protein, with the protein MNFGCFGRFLGIVSALWIPTLHLSSEALASQLPDVSVPVSETADRIPSSGDHALFHELLKLKDSNGSPSGAREIFLKLKREHPGSVLIPRASLVMGEILVKKSLNLRHENDSSDPTIKEASRDLWRARMDLPQGSLRDEATEGLARLMFSEGLYPEARGMIDLGLRESPDGPFSISEKLLLAASWRRSGNPKKAMETLSSLGVDMETASGVSQSDRVHYLYEAGGVSLDLGNLPQAGEYYRAAIGLSPDYAYSHPKRLYDLALYSDRIGHDKRAFKLFREYLRRKPGGMHVPMAAYHMAELAGRLGKPQSRLARLAEVMRTYPHTEASDLSRVTLMKDKLKDLQSESHPSGQLKFLPPHQKSLNDRLIEDSDQIVRSGVTSRSRVEAASIMVPLLVSQKRFDLAFRVIHRLEIDADPQSSSGKRLLGLESAVLFRKILDMKNPSEDRRLLRMVHSYRNLVSPVLLDPRPTGMEMRNFSLEGKVLLRIARAHEGVKDDPGARRWLRQVLYHGGLAPRSGALKDLIALDLKSGDTLGAWRTGQELVALIQPGDSKGASWILDEEKVARKLGDMDREIPLLRSFVRDFPADPKAGWAEARLFRIHLLRNEFDQAERSARKALVLLAPGGSDQASLLTLLYRFGQMEVSLHRTKEAISLWEKFLRDGPSDPRRGWVMYQLGKLDEAEGKEQRAYRWYLSAAKAAINPDLASVARQKAKGISILFDGRSGS; encoded by the coding sequence GTGAATTTTGGGTGTTTCGGACGGTTCCTGGGGATCGTTTCTGCTCTATGGATCCCGACTCTCCACTTGTCCTCAGAAGCTTTGGCTTCTCAGCTCCCCGACGTCTCTGTGCCTGTTTCCGAAACAGCGGATCGCATCCCTTCTTCGGGGGATCATGCCCTTTTCCACGAACTTTTAAAGCTGAAGGACTCAAACGGTTCTCCATCAGGGGCCAGGGAGATATTCCTGAAGCTCAAGAGGGAGCATCCGGGCTCTGTCCTGATTCCCCGCGCTTCTCTTGTGATGGGGGAGATCCTGGTCAAAAAATCCCTCAATCTCCGTCATGAAAATGACAGCTCGGATCCCACCATCAAAGAAGCTTCGCGAGACTTATGGCGGGCCCGCATGGACCTTCCTCAAGGGTCCTTAAGGGATGAGGCAACTGAAGGACTTGCCAGGCTGATGTTTTCTGAAGGCCTTTATCCGGAAGCAAGAGGGATGATCGACCTTGGTCTGAGGGAAAGTCCTGATGGTCCGTTTTCCATTTCCGAGAAGCTTCTTCTGGCGGCTTCCTGGAGGCGATCCGGAAATCCCAAGAAAGCGATGGAGACTCTTTCCTCTTTGGGAGTCGATATGGAAACGGCTTCTGGGGTCAGTCAGTCTGACAGGGTCCATTACTTGTACGAAGCGGGAGGTGTTTCCCTCGACCTTGGCAATCTTCCCCAAGCCGGTGAATACTATCGGGCGGCCATTGGCCTTTCCCCGGATTATGCCTATTCCCACCCGAAAAGGCTTTATGACCTTGCTCTCTATTCGGATCGTATCGGACACGATAAAAGAGCTTTTAAACTTTTTCGTGAGTATTTGAGAAGAAAGCCAGGAGGTATGCATGTTCCGATGGCGGCCTACCATATGGCCGAACTTGCAGGAAGGCTTGGCAAGCCTCAAAGTCGATTGGCGCGGCTCGCGGAGGTCATGAGGACTTATCCCCACACAGAAGCATCAGATCTTTCCAGAGTCACGCTTATGAAAGACAAGCTGAAAGACCTACAGTCGGAATCACATCCGAGCGGGCAGCTGAAATTCCTTCCTCCCCACCAGAAATCCTTGAATGACCGGCTGATTGAGGATTCGGACCAGATTGTCCGCTCCGGTGTCACGAGCCGTTCCCGTGTTGAGGCTGCAAGCATTATGGTCCCCCTCCTTGTTTCCCAGAAGCGTTTTGATCTCGCTTTCCGGGTGATCCACCGGCTTGAAATCGACGCTGATCCCCAAAGTTCTTCCGGGAAAAGACTTCTTGGCCTTGAGTCAGCGGTCCTGTTCCGGAAGATTCTGGATATGAAGAATCCTTCTGAGGATCGCCGGCTTCTTCGTATGGTGCACTCTTACCGGAATCTTGTCAGTCCGGTTCTGCTCGATCCTCGTCCGACAGGAATGGAGATGCGGAATTTCTCTTTGGAAGGCAAGGTGCTTTTAAGAATTGCCCGGGCACATGAAGGCGTCAAGGATGATCCGGGTGCCAGACGATGGCTTCGTCAGGTCCTTTACCATGGCGGGCTTGCTCCCCGTAGCGGTGCACTCAAGGATCTGATCGCGCTTGACCTGAAGTCCGGAGACACTCTAGGGGCATGGAGGACTGGACAGGAGCTGGTCGCCTTGATTCAGCCAGGGGATTCGAAAGGGGCTTCATGGATACTCGATGAGGAGAAGGTGGCCAGGAAGCTTGGCGATATGGATCGGGAAATTCCTTTGTTAAGAAGCTTTGTTCGCGATTTCCCGGCCGATCCCAAGGCCGGTTGGGCCGAGGCGAGATTGTTCCGGATTCATCTTTTGAGAAACGAGTTTGACCAGGCTGAAAGAAGTGCGAGAAAGGCTCTGGTTCTTCTGGCTCCTGGTGGATCGGATCAGGCGAGTCTTTTGACGCTACTCTACCGATTCGGGCAGATGGAGGTCTCTTTGCACCGGACAAAAGAGGCGATCTCCCTTTGGGAGAAATTTTTGCGGGACGGACCATCGGATCCGAGAAGGGGATGGGTCATGTACCAGCTTGGAAAGCTCGACGAGGCGGAGGGAAAAGAACAGAGAGCCTATCGTTGGTATCTCTCTGCGGCGAAGGCGGCAATCAATCCTGATCTTGCTTCGGTTGCCAGACAGAAAGCAAAGGGGATCTCGATCCTTTTTGACGGGAGGTCCGGGTCATGA
- the fliE gene encoding flagellar hook-basal body complex protein FliE has product MHDSNPIYNPLAGFKGVPSPSGSDEISGRVRPHDPEKSSLATPESSFVNVLKDSISKVNAIQVEADKTIQDYSTGKNNVTLHQTMVEMAQADVSFQLMMQVRDKIVRAYQEMMNMPM; this is encoded by the coding sequence ATGCATGACTCCAACCCGATTTATAATCCTCTGGCAGGATTCAAGGGGGTTCCTTCCCCGTCCGGGAGTGATGAGATTTCCGGACGGGTTCGTCCACACGATCCTGAAAAATCGTCCCTTGCCACCCCGGAGTCTTCTTTTGTCAATGTTCTGAAAGACTCCATCAGCAAGGTGAACGCCATTCAGGTCGAGGCGGACAAGACTATCCAGGATTATTCCACCGGGAAAAACAACGTGACGCTTCATCAGACAATGGTGGAGATGGCCCAGGCAGACGTTTCGTTTCAGCTCATGATGCAGGTTCGGGACAAGATTGTCCGGGCCTATCAGGAAATGATGAATATGCCGATGTGA
- a CDS encoding FliH/SctL family protein produces the protein MSENRGVEEKDGGGFTAWSPEGFQTPSPRSEGKPVKGERVFVDEPELKGDRWLLAIEEKAREEGYRAGFSRGLEGAKGESEPFRNSLIAWSEGLSGALEKSLADHLDVMADIVLEAVSRLVGESLSTREGVRSLVQKAIGKRAADLSGVLLVSPEMERMLDSLDPDLKGELSLRKIEIQPDPGLGLSEFSFRTESYSASIDPLSGIRELEMILREGLEK, from the coding sequence TTGTCTGAGAACAGGGGTGTGGAAGAAAAAGACGGAGGCGGATTTACCGCCTGGAGTCCGGAGGGTTTTCAGACTCCGTCTCCCCGTTCTGAAGGAAAGCCTGTGAAAGGCGAGCGAGTGTTTGTGGATGAACCGGAGCTGAAGGGTGACCGGTGGCTTTTGGCGATTGAGGAAAAAGCCCGGGAGGAAGGTTATCGTGCCGGTTTTTCCCGGGGGCTTGAAGGAGCCAAAGGAGAATCCGAACCTTTTCGGAACAGTCTCATTGCCTGGTCGGAGGGGCTTTCGGGCGCTCTTGAGAAAAGCCTTGCGGACCACCTTGACGTCATGGCGGATATTGTCCTCGAAGCTGTTAGCAGACTGGTTGGAGAGAGTCTTTCAACCCGGGAGGGGGTCAGGAGCCTTGTCCAAAAGGCGATTGGAAAGAGAGCGGCGGATCTTTCCGGAGTTCTTCTTGTCTCTCCTGAAATGGAGAGGATGCTGGACAGCCTTGATCCTGATCTCAAGGGAGAATTGTCCCTTCGGAAGATTGAGATCCAACCGGATCCCGGACTAGGTCTTTCGGAGTTTTCCTTCCGGACAGAGTCTTATTCCGCATCGATCGATCCCCTTTCCGGAATCCGGGAACTGGAAATGATACTTCGGGAAGGTCTGGAAAAATGA
- a CDS encoding sensor histidine kinase — MKENFMEQQSKMAHPGEDALARAFSSFQEASESLSRKYAGLERRISELSRELRDRDRALASQGQFLETILKSLPTGVLVLTPGGQVLWSNPQVEKWLSPDDGELLNLLRKWGIWPISERIDPLAVSCKGRSLLIEISRVADDEERSSGYVLIVNDVTRLREMEEEVARDRRLRDMGEMVAMIAHDLRNPLGSIELFSSLLARDAGIRGGQALEGIRSSVTSMDRLIGNLLFHTRLPKISPAPFPVKDLLDRLSLDCSRIGVMRERAGGPAVSFSVQSSSSFVVEGDEELLYHAVFNLVTNAFQACFDAGGGSITLSAERSKSAGAIFSVRDNGPGIPRELKEKIFDPFFTTRTKGTGLGLPIVLKIILAHNGLLKIDSNENGSCFIIQLPGPGESLERTSGDIWSGQILEEEFK, encoded by the coding sequence ATGAAAGAGAACTTTATGGAGCAGCAGTCGAAAATGGCTCACCCGGGGGAGGATGCCCTTGCCCGGGCATTTTCGTCCTTTCAGGAAGCATCGGAATCCTTGTCAAGAAAATATGCCGGACTTGAGCGGAGAATTTCAGAGCTTTCAAGGGAGCTTCGCGATCGTGACCGGGCTCTTGCCAGCCAGGGGCAGTTTCTGGAAACGATTTTAAAAAGTCTCCCGACAGGAGTGTTGGTCCTTACTCCCGGAGGACAGGTTCTCTGGAGCAATCCACAGGTTGAAAAATGGCTTTCCCCGGATGATGGGGAATTGCTGAATCTCCTTCGGAAGTGGGGAATATGGCCGATCTCAGAACGGATCGACCCTTTGGCCGTTTCCTGTAAAGGTCGCTCCCTTTTGATTGAAATCTCAAGAGTGGCCGATGACGAGGAGCGCTCTTCAGGATATGTCCTGATTGTCAATGATGTCACAAGGCTGCGTGAGATGGAGGAGGAGGTCGCTCGGGACAGGCGGCTCAGGGATATGGGGGAAATGGTTGCAATGATCGCCCATGATCTTCGGAATCCGTTGGGGAGCATAGAGCTGTTTTCAAGTCTCCTGGCCCGTGATGCGGGAATAAGGGGTGGTCAGGCTCTTGAGGGAATCCGGTCTTCCGTCACATCGATGGATCGCCTGATCGGAAATCTTCTGTTCCATACCCGTCTCCCCAAAATTTCCCCTGCTCCATTTCCTGTGAAGGATCTTCTGGATCGGTTGTCTTTGGATTGTTCCCGTATTGGCGTCATGAGGGAAAGGGCCGGCGGTCCGGCCGTCTCTTTTTCGGTTCAGTCTTCTTCCTCATTTGTGGTTGAGGGCGACGAGGAGCTTCTTTACCACGCGGTCTTTAACCTTGTGACGAATGCATTCCAGGCCTGCTTTGATGCCGGAGGTGGCTCCATCACCCTGTCTGCAGAAAGGAGCAAGTCTGCTGGAGCGATCTTTTCTGTCAGGGATAATGGTCCGGGTATTCCGAGGGAGCTGAAGGAGAAGATCTTTGACCCATTTTTTACCACCAGGACCAAGGGCACCGGTCTCGGTCTTCCGATCGTCTTGAAAATCATTCTTGCCCATAACGGATTATTGAAGATTGACTCCAATGAAAATGGGTCGTGTTTCATCATACAGCTTCCCGGACCAGGAGAGAGTCTGGAACGGACAAGCGGGGATATCTGGTCGGGACAAATTCTGGAGGAAGAATTCAAATGA
- a CDS encoding sigma-54 interaction domain-containing protein encodes MTSEFIGQAASLKKLQELLVRVAKSNSTLLITGESGTGKERVARMVHGMSSRQNHPFIPVNCGAIPEGLIESELFGHEKGSFTGALSQRPGRFELAEGGTLFLDEIGELPLSLQVKLLRVLQERTYERVGSATQRKADIRILAATHRNLEQMVATGQFREDLYYRISVIPVEIPPLRQRTEDIPLLVDYFVSRWVREERGEPVRFSIPVMDIFCRYPWPGNIRELENLVERFLVLKAGEMVHPEDLPEKFSHAAACLEEQPEEFSVSSEALKGALIPSVSSGGDMASAFGEIISNTVEHIDLSNMLAEIERDLIQKALERFGGNKTKASEFLGMNRTTLIEKLKRLRLGGPPDLSEMDG; translated from the coding sequence ATGACATCTGAATTTATCGGACAGGCCGCTTCCCTTAAAAAGCTTCAGGAACTTTTGGTGCGTGTGGCCAAAAGCAATTCGACGCTCTTGATCACAGGAGAAAGCGGTACCGGGAAAGAGCGTGTGGCGAGAATGGTCCATGGGATGAGTTCCCGTCAGAATCATCCCTTTATTCCGGTAAACTGCGGGGCCATTCCTGAAGGGCTGATTGAGAGTGAACTTTTTGGTCATGAAAAAGGGTCTTTCACCGGTGCCCTTTCACAACGTCCCGGTCGTTTTGAGCTGGCAGAGGGAGGAACCCTTTTTCTGGATGAAATCGGGGAACTGCCTCTGTCGTTGCAGGTCAAGCTTCTCAGGGTTCTTCAGGAAAGGACCTATGAACGGGTCGGCTCCGCCACTCAAAGAAAGGCCGATATCCGGATTCTTGCGGCAACCCATAGGAATCTTGAACAAATGGTTGCGACAGGGCAGTTCCGGGAAGATCTTTATTACAGGATTTCTGTCATACCAGTCGAGATTCCTCCGCTTCGCCAGCGTACCGAAGATATTCCCCTCTTGGTGGACTACTTTGTCAGCCGATGGGTGCGGGAGGAAAGAGGTGAGCCTGTTCGTTTTTCGATTCCGGTGATGGATATCTTTTGCCGATACCCATGGCCAGGAAACATTCGCGAGCTCGAAAATCTTGTGGAGAGATTTCTGGTCCTGAAAGCCGGAGAAATGGTCCATCCGGAAGATCTTCCTGAAAAGTTTTCCCATGCGGCCGCTTGTCTTGAAGAACAGCCTGAAGAGTTTTCGGTTTCTTCAGAAGCTCTCAAAGGTGCACTCATTCCTTCTGTCTCATCAGGTGGAGATATGGCCAGTGCTTTTGGGGAGATCATTTCAAATACGGTTGAACATATCGATCTTTCAAACATGCTTGCTGAAATTGAACGTGATCTGATTCAGAAAGCCCTCGAAAGATTTGGAGGGAACAAGACCAAGGCTTCAGAGTTTTTGGGGATGAACCGGACCACCCTCATTGAAAAACTGAAGCGGCTCCGACTAGGGGGCCCGCCGGATTTATCCGAGATGGACGGCTAG
- the flgB gene encoding flagellar basal body rod protein FlgB gives MERVHLFDKTVYLLKRDLDLRAQRHMLLISNIANQDTPGYQAKDLSFKSALARAVAEPTRDSIDRVSGEILVNPDETVGNDLNTVNIEMEMQKLASNTGNYNAAAQMVSWKYRLLGDAIRGSGR, from the coding sequence ATGGAGCGGGTTCACCTTTTCGACAAGACGGTCTACCTCCTTAAAAGGGATCTGGATCTGAGAGCCCAGAGGCATATGCTTTTGATCTCCAATATTGCCAATCAGGATACTCCCGGATATCAGGCAAAGGATCTCTCTTTCAAGAGCGCTCTTGCCCGGGCTGTTGCTGAGCCGACAAGGGACTCCATTGATCGTGTCTCCGGGGAGATCCTGGTCAATCCCGATGAGACGGTGGGAAATGATCTCAATACCGTCAATATTGAGATGGAAATGCAAAAATTGGCGTCCAATACAGGAAATTACAATGCGGCAGCCCAGATGGTTTCCTGGAAGTATCGCCTTCTTGGCGATGCCATCAGGGGTAGCGGGAGGTAA
- a CDS encoding sigma-54-dependent transcriptional regulator — MSTQGPVLVVDDESEMSLALQETLRQDGYTVDLASNGKEALRRFEDVGPYRWVITDLKMPQMDGWALLTTLRRISPETRVILMTAFGSVPQAVDAMRQGAVDFLMKPFSPEALRRLLCPDPLPLSPDKEPIGERGEGVEIWKKLRRPILTKDPRFLRLLKMVESVSRSQATVLIEGESGTGKELLARFIHEASPRAHRPFVAVNCAAIPDGLLEPELFGYEKGAFSGAVARKIGKFELADSGTILLDEIGEMELSLQSKLLRVLQEREVDRVGGTSPVPVDLRVIATTNRNMKDLVASGKFREDLYYRLRVFPVQVPPLRERKGDIPLLARHILGRLREDGIPVGSLTQEAMSAISNGTFPGNIRELENLLTQLALLSGGDDIREEHLAMGEGLSLPLEDVSVPDSREILSVQSPEPFPCRPGQSVREVERDLILMTLDACGGNRTQAARMLEISVRTLRNKLHEYGVLVSGDQEGN; from the coding sequence ATGAGCACGCAAGGTCCTGTTCTTGTGGTGGATGATGAATCGGAAATGTCTCTGGCCCTGCAGGAGACGCTTCGCCAGGACGGCTATACTGTGGACCTTGCCTCAAACGGGAAGGAGGCTCTCCGTCGTTTTGAGGACGTAGGACCCTACCGGTGGGTGATTACGGATCTCAAAATGCCCCAGATGGACGGATGGGCCCTTTTGACAACACTGCGTCGGATCAGTCCGGAAACGCGTGTCATATTAATGACGGCCTTTGGCTCTGTTCCTCAGGCGGTTGATGCCATGAGACAGGGAGCGGTGGATTTTTTGATGAAGCCTTTTTCGCCAGAAGCCCTCAGGCGACTTTTGTGCCCTGATCCCTTGCCCCTGTCTCCGGATAAAGAGCCGATTGGAGAGAGAGGGGAGGGAGTAGAGATCTGGAAAAAGCTCAGACGTCCGATTTTGACGAAAGATCCCCGATTCTTGAGACTACTGAAAATGGTCGAGTCGGTTTCCCGATCCCAGGCGACGGTCCTGATTGAAGGTGAAAGCGGGACAGGAAAGGAGCTGTTGGCCCGCTTTATCCATGAGGCCTCTCCAAGGGCTCACCGTCCCTTTGTCGCGGTCAACTGTGCCGCAATCCCGGATGGTCTTCTGGAGCCTGAACTTTTTGGATACGAAAAAGGGGCTTTTTCAGGTGCTGTTGCCAGAAAGATCGGGAAGTTTGAGCTGGCGGACTCGGGAACGATTCTGCTCGATGAGATCGGGGAGATGGAGCTTTCCCTGCAGTCCAAGCTCTTGAGGGTTCTCCAGGAAAGGGAAGTCGACCGTGTCGGGGGAACATCTCCTGTTCCGGTGGATCTCCGGGTGATTGCGACGACGAACCGGAATATGAAGGACCTTGTCGCGTCCGGAAAGTTTCGGGAAGACCTCTATTACCGACTAAGAGTCTTTCCGGTCCAGGTCCCCCCCTTGAGAGAGAGAAAGGGTGATATTCCACTCCTGGCCCGTCATATCCTTGGTCGCTTGAGAGAAGATGGAATCCCTGTCGGAAGTTTGACGCAGGAGGCGATGAGCGCGATTTCGAATGGGACTTTTCCGGGAAACATCCGGGAACTGGAAAATCTTTTAACACAGTTGGCCCTTTTATCAGGCGGAGATGACATTCGCGAGGAGCATCTTGCGATGGGCGAAGGATTGTCGCTTCCGCTTGAAGACGTATCGGTACCGGATTCCAGGGAGATCCTTTCCGTGCAATCTCCTGAACCATTTCCCTGCCGTCCGGGACAGTCTGTCAGGGAAGTTGAACGAGACCTGATCCTGATGACACTTGATGCTTGCGGGGGGAATCGGACCCAGGCCGCAAGGATGCTTGAGATTTCTGTCCGGACGTTGCGGAATAAATTGCATGAGTATGGTGTATTGGTCTCGGGGGATCAGGAAGGGAACTAG